AACAACCCTAAACagcaaaatcaacaacaacaaagaacaACTTCTTCAAATCGATCACTCTTTTTCTCTCACATGTCATGTCATAGTTGTAAGTAGTAAGTACTTTCTTCAATTCTTGTTCGTTAATTCTTAACCACACTTTTTCTCATTCCAAAATTATTCATTCAAAATTCACggatcttcttttcttttcatttgatGCGACATCTTCACTTTACCCATTTCATATTTTCACTTTAGTAgtatcattttaaattaaagttcaattttttatttaaaaaaatgtttttttttttttaaaaaaaaaaattctttctaGTTACAGTTACAATTGGATACATTGTAATTTCTTTCTAGTTCAAATCTTAGTGCTATATGTGTAaatctttgtttgttttttgcttGTTTGTAGATTTGATTTCATTGGAGCATTCATGAGTCTTAAGATCGAGTTACTGAATTGGATTTTGGGGGTTTAAGTTCAAAATTTGGGAgtagaattttgaattttgaagcaAAATCAGTTCTTAGAGTCTTGCTTTTTTGTTGGTGTTTGTCAGTTGTAATTGTGGCAGAGGAGATCTAGAAATTGAACAACAATTAGACACGGATTATACAATTTTAGGTTTGCCTTTCTCATTGTTACATGTTGAGAATCGATTGCGGTGTCTGAACTTTGAAAGGAAAGGTTATGGGGGAGGTTTGTGCAATTTGTGCTTTATAACTCGAGAATAATTAGGAAACTATGGAAGTAAATGGAACTGTACATGATACTGGTGTAGGAGGGGCGAAAAGGGAAAAGAGAGAGATAGGAGACAAATCGATGGAAGATTTAAGTAAATATGCACATAGTCCTGCTCACTTGGCAGTTGCAAGACGTGACCATGCTGCCCTGCGGCGTATTGTTACTTCCCTGCCACGGCTTGCTAAGGCTGGCGAGGTTAACAATGAAGCTGAATCTCTTGCTGCTGAACTTCGAGCTGATGAGGTATCGTCTGTTATTGATCGTCGTGATGTACCTGGTAGGGAGACCCCTCTTCACCTTGCAGTGCGTCTTAGGGATCATGTCTCTGCTGAGATATTGATGGCTGCTGGTGCGGATTGGAGTCTACAGAATGAGCATGGTTGGAGTGCTCTTCAAGAGGCGGTGTGCACTAGAGAGGAAGCTATTGCCATGATTATTGCACGACATTATCAACCTCTGGCTTGGGCTAAATGGTGTCGTAGACTTCCACGCATTGTTGCTTCGGCAACTCGAATTCGTGATTTTTATATGGAGAtaacttttcattttgaaaGCTCTGTAATTCCCTTTATTGGACGCATAGCCCCTTCTGATACTTATCGAATATGGAAACGTGGTTCTAATCTCCGCGCTGATATGACCCTTGCTGGTTTTGACGGTTTACGCATCCAACGATCAGACCAAACATTTTTGTTCCTTGGAGATGGTTATACTTCAGAGGACAGTAATTTAACTTTTCCACATGGTTCTTTGCTTGCTCTTTCACATAAGGAGAAGGAAGTTACAAATGCCTTGGAAGGAGCTGGTACACAACCAACAGAAGCTGAAGTTGCCCATGAAGTATCCTTGATGTCTCAGACAAATATGTACAGACCAGGTATTGATGTTACTCAGGCCGAGCTTATTCCTCATTTATCTTGGAGGCGTCAAGAGAAGACAGAGATGGTTGGGAATTGGAAGGCGAAAGTTTATGACATGCTTAATGTGATGGTGAGTGTGAAATCAAGGCGGGTTCCAGGTGCTATGACAGATGAAGAGCTTTTTGCTGTGGAGGATGGAGAAAGTATGATAAATGGGGAAAACAATGATGAGTATGATGATGTACTGACTGCCGAGGAAAGAATGCAATTAGATTCT
This genomic interval from Trifolium pratense cultivar HEN17-A07 linkage group LG6, ARS_RC_1.1, whole genome shotgun sequence contains the following:
- the LOC123889644 gene encoding ankyrin repeat domain-containing protein 13C-like, producing MEVNGTVHDTGVGGAKREKREIGDKSMEDLSKYAHSPAHLAVARRDHAALRRIVTSLPRLAKAGEVNNEAESLAAELRADEVSSVIDRRDVPGRETPLHLAVRLRDHVSAEILMAAGADWSLQNEHGWSALQEAVCTREEAIAMIIARHYQPLAWAKWCRRLPRIVASATRIRDFYMEITFHFESSVIPFIGRIAPSDTYRIWKRGSNLRADMTLAGFDGLRIQRSDQTFLFLGDGYTSEDSNLTFPHGSLLALSHKEKEVTNALEGAGTQPTEAEVAHEVSLMSQTNMYRPGIDVTQAELIPHLSWRRQEKTEMVGNWKAKVYDMLNVMVSVKSRRVPGAMTDEELFAVEDGESMINGENNDEYDDVLTAEERMQLDSALRMGNSDAAGDDEEHGDGQENGSSASYENSETNGVSKEKKSWFGWNKKSLKSNSDEPEDLKTSKKSSRFGLEGSNQKSGDQQKIASEFLKEDNGDIKKGKDKNIKKKKKKGAVSESKNESEYKKGLRPVLWLTPDFPLKTDELLPLLDILANKVKAIRRLRELLTTKLPHGTFPVKVAIPIVPTIRVLVTFTKFEELQPVEEFSTPLSSPAHFQDAKSKESEGSASWISWMKGGRGGQTSDSDSHRYKDEADPFSIPADYKWVDANEKKRRMKAKKAKSKKHKKPPVAKSGDGVHRSTDDIEE